The following nucleotide sequence is from Stigmatopora argus isolate UIUO_Sarg chromosome 18, RoL_Sarg_1.0, whole genome shotgun sequence.
AGTGGATGTTGTTGGTCCTGGAACATGGATGAAAGTAATTTGAAATCACTACTACCCCACTGTAATAGAGCTGTGGGCACACCTAAGCAAATGATAGTTGTGATTTTGTCTAAGCAGTTCAGGCACTACTAAATAACTATTACACAGTAACctcagtcttgcttcctgtGCGGTAGTGCTGTGGATGTTGTTGCTGCTGGTGATGCTGTGGGGCATAGTGGAGCTGCTCCAGAGTGTGTGTCCGTCTGGCAGCAAATGCCTGCCGCTTGGATACAGTCTGGTTCATTGCTAATGTGTTGGAGTGTGGGGCAGCTGCTGCTCCTTGAGTTGCGGCACTGCTTCCACCACCACTGTTGTTAGAGGCACTGGGATGGGAGTGCATTTTGGTCATCTTGTAGCGATCCATGAGAGGTGTAGTGGGCATGAAGACGTCTGTGTGAGAGATGGCACGTGACATTGAATTGTCGCTTCCATAAAATCCGCCGGAGATACTGGTGACAATGCCACGTTTCAGCGACATCATCAGTTTGTCTGGTGAGAGCAGAGGATCTTGGGATAGAAGGCGGTCGTGTGAGTAGAGTCGATCTTGTGAGTAGAGTCGTTCTTGAGAATAGTGGCGGTCTTTTGAGTAGAGAAGATCTTGTGAGAGAATTCGGTCCTTTGAGTGCATACGGTCTTTGGTGTACAGACGGTCTTGGGAAGTATGGCGGTCTGGCGGAAGCAACCTCTCCTGGGATCGAAGTCGTTCAGCAGAGAGCAACTGTTCGTCCGAGAGTATCCGGCCTCCATAAGGCGACATGCCGTTTGAGGATGTGTTGTAATCCTGTTGTGGGACTCTATGTGGGGACAGGACTCGGTCCTGGGACATGGCTCTCTGGACACGACGGGGTCTCTGTCTTTGCTGGGACTGCTGTTGGGAGGACTGTGACTGAGGAGTTGCCTGCAAGATGGAAGACTGTGGAATCTGACTTTGAAGCTGTTGTTTTTCCCGATGCTGTATAAACAAAGGGAGACAAGCAGGAAAAAGCAGCCTTTTAATTGttaaatatgtatgtgtatatatatatatacaaatacataataaTTGTGATGATCGAAAAATGCTAAGAATACAACCTTTATCTTTACTAATGATGCATAACTTTCAAGATGTTTGGAAACCATAGTATTTATTGCAGTAATGGATGCATCAGTGTGTCCACAAATACTTAGAAAAAGATCTTTGGTTTTGGGTCTATAACAAATCCAAAGAAATACTGAATTTGTCGATTTATTAACCAAATAGTACTCCCTTACTTGCCTCTACCTACAACGGAGAGACACTTTATTGATGATgagtaaataaagtaaaaaatgaaattcactTGCGTGATTAAAATGGGAGGCCGCACCATGGTCGAgtgttttgcatgttctccccatgcctgtgagggttttctccgagtactctggtttcctctcacatccaaAAAGCACGtatggtaggttggttgaacactcaaaattgtgcTTAGGTATGTATGAGTATGTGTGTAAATAGTTGTCTGGCTCATTTTGTCTTGGatttgactggcaaccaatccagggtgtccaaCCCGAACTGCCCAAAATTGGCAGGGATTGGCTACAGTACCCtcatgactcttgtgaggatatgtggaaaggaaaaagaaaaaaagaattgaatGGAAATGGCAAACCCCTGGCAACCAATGAATCAACTGTGTATGACCCTTTTAGGTAGTTGTTCTATGTTTTGTGCCCCAGCAAGTGGATAGTTAAGCACAGTTTGGTAGAAACTCAGCTGCATTACTTCAATGCAGTACAAGAGCCATCTCCCCAGGGGTCTCTAAACTGGTCGTCAAGGGCGGCTGTGGGTCctattttttcttccaaataatCCACCACaggcagtttaaccaatgagatttctgctaAAACTAGTAGATCCTTAATGCAATAAACTAGACTTGTAAGATGCCAAATTGATGAAAAGGTGTcgtcctttttgattggaattaaatcctgcacccactgctGCCCTTAGGGGAATAATTTGGAGACTGCTGATTTAAAGAGAAAGGGAAGAATACCAAATTTAAACCTGAATaattttcaactcaaatttgtaTCTTCAGTTGGCTTAGAAATAACATAAAAAGTCATGAGCACCTGGTTAGTGTTTACCCACCTGGTCTTGATTGATTTTGAGAACATGCAAGGGTAGAGTGCCTCGAGCTGCCAGGTCAGGCAGGTGGCGTTTACGAGTGTAGTAGTCCTCAACTTCTTTATCCGCTGCAGAGGGCATGAGGCATAAAACAAATGTTGGTATGTATTACTTTTAGAAGTAATGTCTTATTGCAACGCAAGGAAAGAATGCAGTTCCAGAGTGTTGCATTGGGATTTCAGAGAACAGCCTGTAGCCTTTATATATACACTCCTAAGTAAGAGAAATAACAGAGACATTCATAGCAGTAAGTTCCTATTACAGGCCAGGCACAAGATATTTGTATTGGGAACAAGAGCTGTGAGGGAACATTTCTCAAAGGTcacacaaaagaaaatgtaatcATTGTCATACAACATGGACACAAGACATTCAGTACATGCTAAACAGCATAGAGGAACTCCAACAATGACATGTTTAATCTTGAATATAATTGTCCATTGCCTCGCCATGAATGTAGTGTGCATAATCATTATACATGCAT
It contains:
- the shisa6 gene encoding protein shisa-6 isoform X6; amino-acid sequence: MGIKHLLLLLIYLDPLSLLSAAAGGKKPKQTTRKAPKATAAPTLAPLPKTPQPAPASNHDTCLGYYDVSGQYDKMFECNNTAHRFCCGTCYLRFCCEYKKDRLDQKACKNYQSPLWVVTAAPSPVPTGESFDGIDQTNAAVYITCGIIAFIIVMGVSAKVAYDKATEPPQEMNIHRALADILRQQGPIPISQYDCENFAAMNGSSKDNTPVRTSSKNHYTPVHSSKSNHGHYGKESARSSGGADLHNFISSGFVTLGRGPQKGTHQHNYNHVALGSPIRTPKNAHRSLRHADKEVEDYYTRKRHLPDLAARGTLPLHVLKINQDQHREKQQLQSQIPQSSILQATPQSQSSQQQSQQRQRPRRVQRAMSQDRVLSPHRVPQQDYNTSSNGMSPYGGRILSDEQLLSAERLRSQERLLPPDRHTSQDRLYTKDRMHSKDRILSQDLLYSKDRHYSQERLYSQDRLYSHDRLLSQDPLLSPDKLMMSLKRGIVTSISGGFYGSDNSMSRAISHTDVFMPTTPLMDRYKMTKMHSHPSASNNSGGGSSAATQGAAAAPHSNTLAMNQTVSKRQAFAARRTHTLEQLHYAPQHHQQQQHPQHYRTGSKTEVTV
- the shisa6 gene encoding protein shisa-6 isoform X7 — encoded protein: MGIKHLLLLLIYLDPLSLLSAAAGGKKPKQTTRKAPKATAAPTLAPLPKTPQPAPASNHDTCLGYYDVSGQYDKMFECNNTAHRFCCGTCYLRFCCEYKKDRLDQKACKNYQSPLWVVTAAPSPVPTGESFDGIDQTNAAVYITCGIIAFIIVMGVSAKVAYDKATEPPQEMNIHRALADILRQQGPIPISQYDCENFAAMNGSSKDNTPVRTSSKNHYTPVHSSKSNHGHYGKESARSSGGADLHNFISSGFVTLGRGPQKADKEVEDYYTRKRHLPDLAARGTLPLHVLKINQDQHREKQQLQSQIPQSSILQATPQSQSSQQQSQQRQRPRRVQRAMSQDRVLSPHRVPQQDYNTSSNGMSPYGGRILSDEQLLSAERLRSQERLLPPDRHTSQDRLYTKDRMHSKDRILSQDLLYSKDRHYSQERLYSQDRLYSHDRLLSQDPLLSPDKLMMSLKRGIVTSISGGFYGSDNSMSRAISHTDVFMPTTPLMDRYKMTKMHSHPSASNNSGGGSSAATQGAAAAPHSNTLAMNQTVSKRQAFAARRTHTLEQLHYAPQHHQQQQHPQHYRTGSKTEVTV
- the shisa6 gene encoding protein shisa-6 isoform X5, whose protein sequence is MGIKHLLLLLIYLDPLSLLSAAAGGKKPKQTTRKAPKATAAPTLAPLPKTPQPAPASNHDTCLGYYDVSGQYDKMFECNNTAHRFCCGTCYLRFCCEYKKDRLDQKACKNYQSPLWVVTAAPSPVPTGESFDGIDQTNAAVYITCGIIAFIIVMGVSAKVAYDKATEPPQEMNIHRALADILRQQGPIPISQYDCENFAAMNGSSKDNTPVRTSSKNHYTPVHSSKSNHGHYGKESARSSGGADLHNFISSGFVTLGRGPQKGEKHWPVRSQSHHGTHQHNYNHVALGSPIRTPKNAHRSLRHADKEVEDYYTRKRHLPDLAARGTLPLHVLKINQDQHREKQQLQSQIPQSSILQATPQSQSSQQQSQQRQRPRRVQRAMSQDRVLSPHRVPQQDYNTSSNGMSPYGGRILSDEQLLSAERLRSQERLLPPDRHTSQDRLYTKDRMHSKDRILSQDLLYSKDRHYSQERLYSQDRLYSHDRLLSQDPLLSPDKLMMSLKRGIVTSISGGFYGSDNSMSRAISHTDVFMPTTPLMDRYKMTKMHSHPSASNNSGGGSSAATQGAAAAPHSNTLAMNQTVSKRQAFAARRTHTLEQLHYAPQHHQQQQHPQHYRTGSKTEVTV